In Ctenopharyngodon idella isolate HZGC_01 chromosome 1, HZGC01, whole genome shotgun sequence, a single genomic region encodes these proteins:
- the LOC127518286 gene encoding microfibril-associated glycoprotein 4-like isoform X2 — MAMLFLAALLSVFTGFVVSVPDGFKPVDCSDLYKAGQTVSGIYSIYPAGDTPVWVYCHMISDGKDEDKGGWTVFQRRMDGSINFYQPWNQYKTGFGSTEGEYWLGLENMYQLTRNRKYMLRVDLEDFEGRKGFALYSSFSVDCENEGYKLHVSGFSNRGAGDSLSYHNDMKFSTFDKDQDSDKKNCAKQHLGAFWYAACYRTNPNGVYLWGEDPTIFGIGNVWYHWKNNYAVGLKFISMKIRRVS; from the exons ATGCTGTTTCTCGCGGCTCTGCTCTCTGTTTTCACGGGGTTTGTTGTGTCCGTTCCTGATGGATTCAAGCCGGTCGACTGTTCTGACCTTTATAAAGCAGGACAAACAGTCAGTGGGATTTACTCCATCTATCCAGCAGGTGACACTCCTGTCTGGgtttactgtcacatgatctcAGATGGGAAAGATGAAGATAAAGGAGGATGGACG GTGTTTCAGAGGAGAATGGACGGCAGTATTAATTTTTATCAGCCGTGGAATCAGTACAAGACAGGATTCGGGTCCACTGAAGGCGAATACTGGCTGG gGCTGGAGAACATGTACCAGCTGACACGTAACAGGAAGTACATGCTGAGAGTGGATCTGGAGGACTTTGAAGGAAGGAAAGGTTTTGCTCTGTACTCGTCCTTCTCTGTGGATTGTGAAAATGAGGGGTATAAACTGCATGTTTCAGGATTCAGTAATAGAGGAGCAG GCGACTCTTTGTCCTACCACAATGATATGAAGTTCTCCACCTTTGACAAAGACCAAGATTCCGATAAGAAGAACTGTGCCAAACAGCATCTTGGGGCATTTTGGTACGCAGCCTGTTACAGAACAAACCCTAACGGTGTGTATTTATGGGGAGAAGATCCCACCATTTTCGGCATTGGAAATGTTTGGTACCACTGGAAGAACAATTACGCTGTTGGTTTGAAATTCATCAGCATGAAGATCAGACGCGTGTCTTAG
- the LOC127518286 gene encoding microfibril-associated glycoprotein 4-like isoform X1 yields MAMLFLAALLSVFTGFVVSVPDGFKPVDCSDLYKAGQTVSGIYSIYPAGDTPVWVYCHMISDGKDEDKGGWTVFQRRMDGSINFYQPWNQYKTGFGSTEGEYWLGLENMYQLTRNRKYMLRVDLEDFEGRKGFALYSSFSVDCENEGYKLHVSGFSNRGAGDSLSYHNDMKFSTFDKDQDSDKKNCAKQHLGAFWYAACYRTNPNGVYLWGEDPTIFGIGNVWYHWKNNYAVGLKFISMKIRRVS; encoded by the exons ATGGCA ATGCTGTTTCTCGCGGCTCTGCTCTCTGTTTTCACGGGGTTTGTTGTGTCCGTTCCTGATGGATTCAAGCCGGTCGACTGTTCTGACCTTTATAAAGCAGGACAAACAGTCAGTGGGATTTACTCCATCTATCCAGCAGGTGACACTCCTGTCTGGgtttactgtcacatgatctcAGATGGGAAAGATGAAGATAAAGGAGGATGGACG GTGTTTCAGAGGAGAATGGACGGCAGTATTAATTTTTATCAGCCGTGGAATCAGTACAAGACAGGATTCGGGTCCACTGAAGGCGAATACTGGCTGG gGCTGGAGAACATGTACCAGCTGACACGTAACAGGAAGTACATGCTGAGAGTGGATCTGGAGGACTTTGAAGGAAGGAAAGGTTTTGCTCTGTACTCGTCCTTCTCTGTGGATTGTGAAAATGAGGGGTATAAACTGCATGTTTCAGGATTCAGTAATAGAGGAGCAG GCGACTCTTTGTCCTACCACAATGATATGAAGTTCTCCACCTTTGACAAAGACCAAGATTCCGATAAGAAGAACTGTGCCAAACAGCATCTTGGGGCATTTTGGTACGCAGCCTGTTACAGAACAAACCCTAACGGTGTGTATTTATGGGGAGAAGATCCCACCATTTTCGGCATTGGAAATGTTTGGTACCACTGGAAGAACAATTACGCTGTTGGTTTGAAATTCATCAGCATGAAGATCAGACGCGTGTCTTAG
- the LOC127518272 gene encoding microfibril-associated glycoprotein 4-like isoform X3, whose protein sequence is MAMLFLAALLSVFTGFVVSVPDGFKPVDCSDLYKAGQTVSGIYSIYPAGDTPVWVYCHMISDGKDEDKGGWTVIQRRMDGSINFYRPWNQYKKGFGKVESEYWLGLENMYQLTRNRKYMLRVDLEDFEGKKGFALYSSFSVDCENEGYKLHVSGFTDGGAGDSLSGHNDQKFTTFDKDQDPYKKNCAKLFLGAFWYTVGCHYTNPNGVYLWGEHNTHHAIGVVWRSWKNSFSVSVKSISMKIKRVS, encoded by the exons ATGGCA ATGCTGTTTCTCGCGGCTCTGCTCTCTGTTTTCACGGGGTTTGTTGTGTCGGTTCCTGATGGATTCAAGCCGGTCGACTGTTCTGACCTTTATAAAGCAGGACAAACAGTCAGTGGGATTTACTCCATCTATCCAGCAGGTGACACTCCTGTCTGGgtttactgtcacatgatctcAGATGGGAAAGATGAAGATAAAGGAGGATGGACG GTGATTCAGAGGAGAATGGACGGCAGTATTAATTTTTATCGGCCGTGGAATCAGTACAAGAAAGGATTTGGGAAAGTGGAGAGTGAATACTGGCTGG ggCTGGAGAACATGTACCAGCTGACACGTAACAGGAAGTACATGCTGAGAGTGGATCTGGAGGACTTTGAAGGAAAGAAAGGTTTTGCTCTGTACTCGTCCTTCTCTGTGGATTGTGAAAATGAGGGGTATAAACTGCATGTTTCAGGATTCACTGATGGAGGAGCAG GTGACTCTTTATCTGGCCATAATGATCAGAAGTTCACCACCTTTGACAAAGATCAAGATCCCTATAAGAAGAACTGTGCCAAACTGTTTCTCGGGGCATTTTGGTACACAGTAGGATGTCACTACACAAACCCCAACGGTGTGTATTTGTGGGGAGAACACAACACACATCACGCCATTGGTGTTGTTTGGAGAAGCTGGAAAAACAGTTTCTCTGTCAGTGTGAAATCCATCAGCATGAAGATCAAACGTGTGTCTTAG
- the LOC127518303 gene encoding microfibril-associated glycoprotein 4-like isoform X2 gives MMLFLAALLSVFTGFVVSVPDGFKPVDCSDLYKAGQTVSGIYSIYPAGDTPVWVYCDMISGGKDEDNGGWTVIQRRMDGSINFYQPWKEYKRGFGTTEGEYWLGLENMYQLTRNRKYMLRADLEDFDGRKGFALYSSFSVGPETDGYKLHVSGFKDGGAGDSLSDHNDQKFSTFDKDQDSNADNCAQEFLGAFWYKHCLKANPNGVYLWGEDDTHLSIGVVWSTWKNYAVSMKSISMKIKRVS, from the exons ATG ATGCTGTTTCTCGCGGCTCTGCTCTCTGTTTTCACGGGGTTTGTTGTGTCCGTTCCTGATGGATTCAAGCCGGTCGACTGTTCTGACCTTTATAAAGCAGGACAAACAGTCAGTGGGATTTACTCCATCTATCCAGCAGGTGACACTCCTGTCTGGGTTTACTGTGACATGATCTCAGGTGGGAAAGATGAAGACAACGGAGGATGGACG GTGATTCAGAGACGAATGGATGGCAGTATTAATTTTTATCAGCCGTGGAAAGAGTACAAGAGAGGATTCGGGACCACCGAGGGCGAATACTGGCTGG ggCTGGAGAACATGTACCAGCTGACACGTAACAGGAAGTACATGCTGAGAGCGGATCTGGAGGACTTTGACGGAAGGAAAGGTTTTGCTCTGTACTCGTCCTTCTCTGTGGGTCCTGAAACTGACGGGTATAAACTGCATGTTTCAGGATTCAAGGATGGAGGAGCAG GCGACTCTTTATCTGACCATAATGATCAGAAGTTCTCCACCTTTGACAAAGACCAAGACTCCAACGCAGATAACTGTGCTCAAGAGTTTCTGGGGGCATTTTGGTACAAACATTGTCTCAAAGCAAACCCCAACGGTGTGTATTTATGGGGAGAAGATGACACCCATTTAAGCATTGGTGTTGTTTGGTCAACCTGGAAGAATTATGCTGTCAGTATGAAATCCATCAGCATGAAGATCAAACGTGTGTCTTAG
- the LOC127518272 gene encoding microfibril-associated glycoprotein 4-like isoform X2: MAMLFLAALLSVFTGFVVSVPDGFKPVDCSDLYKAGQTVSGIYSIYPAGDTPVWVYCHMISDGKDEDKGGWTVIQRRMDGSINFYRPWNQYKKGFGKVESEYWLGLENMYQLTRNRKYMLRVDLEDFEGKKGFALYSSFSVDCENEGYKLHVSGFTDGGAGDSLSGHNDQKFTTFDKDQDPYKKNCAKLFLGAFWYTVGCHYTNPNGVYLWGEHNTHHAIGVVWRSWKNSFSVSVKSISMKIKRVS; this comes from the exons ATGCTGTTTCTCGCGGCTCTGCTCTCTGTTTTCACGGGGTTTGTTGTGTCGGTTCCTGATGGATTCAAGCCGGTCGACTGTTCTGACCTTTATAAAGCAGGACAAACAGTCAGTGGGATTTACTCCATCTATCCAGCAGGTGACACTCCTGTCTGGgtttactgtcacatgatctcAGATGGGAAAGATGAAGATAAAGGAGGATGGACG GTGATTCAGAGGAGAATGGACGGCAGTATTAATTTTTATCGGCCGTGGAATCAGTACAAGAAAGGATTTGGGAAAGTGGAGAGTGAATACTGGCTGG ggCTGGAGAACATGTACCAGCTGACACGTAACAGGAAGTACATGCTGAGAGTGGATCTGGAGGACTTTGAAGGAAAGAAAGGTTTTGCTCTGTACTCGTCCTTCTCTGTGGATTGTGAAAATGAGGGGTATAAACTGCATGTTTCAGGATTCACTGATGGAGGAGCAG GTGACTCTTTATCTGGCCATAATGATCAGAAGTTCACCACCTTTGACAAAGATCAAGATCCCTATAAGAAGAACTGTGCCAAACTGTTTCTCGGGGCATTTTGGTACACAGTAGGATGTCACTACACAAACCCCAACGGTGTGTATTTGTGGGGAGAACACAACACACATCACGCCATTGGTGTTGTTTGGAGAAGCTGGAAAAACAGTTTCTCTGTCAGTGTGAAATCCATCAGCATGAAGATCAAACGTGTGTCTTAG
- the LOC127518303 gene encoding microfibril-associated glycoprotein 4-like isoform X1: MAMLFLAALLSVFTGFVVSVPDGFKPVDCSDLYKAGQTVSGIYSIYPAGDTPVWVYCDMISGGKDEDNGGWTVIQRRMDGSINFYQPWKEYKRGFGTTEGEYWLGLENMYQLTRNRKYMLRADLEDFDGRKGFALYSSFSVGPETDGYKLHVSGFKDGGAGDSLSDHNDQKFSTFDKDQDSNADNCAQEFLGAFWYKHCLKANPNGVYLWGEDDTHLSIGVVWSTWKNYAVSMKSISMKIKRVS, encoded by the exons ATGGCA ATGCTGTTTCTCGCGGCTCTGCTCTCTGTTTTCACGGGGTTTGTTGTGTCCGTTCCTGATGGATTCAAGCCGGTCGACTGTTCTGACCTTTATAAAGCAGGACAAACAGTCAGTGGGATTTACTCCATCTATCCAGCAGGTGACACTCCTGTCTGGGTTTACTGTGACATGATCTCAGGTGGGAAAGATGAAGACAACGGAGGATGGACG GTGATTCAGAGACGAATGGATGGCAGTATTAATTTTTATCAGCCGTGGAAAGAGTACAAGAGAGGATTCGGGACCACCGAGGGCGAATACTGGCTGG ggCTGGAGAACATGTACCAGCTGACACGTAACAGGAAGTACATGCTGAGAGCGGATCTGGAGGACTTTGACGGAAGGAAAGGTTTTGCTCTGTACTCGTCCTTCTCTGTGGGTCCTGAAACTGACGGGTATAAACTGCATGTTTCAGGATTCAAGGATGGAGGAGCAG GCGACTCTTTATCTGACCATAATGATCAGAAGTTCTCCACCTTTGACAAAGACCAAGACTCCAACGCAGATAACTGTGCTCAAGAGTTTCTGGGGGCATTTTGGTACAAACATTGTCTCAAAGCAAACCCCAACGGTGTGTATTTATGGGGAGAAGATGACACCCATTTAAGCATTGGTGTTGTTTGGTCAACCTGGAAGAATTATGCTGTCAGTATGAAATCCATCAGCATGAAGATCAAACGTGTGTCTTAG